GTCTCCAGTGGCCAGTAGGCTTAATCCACGTTACTCGAATAATCCACCTGGCGGGGGTGAGGAGTACTGTCGTTGCCGACAGGTTCCGTTCGACTTAGGACATTCGCAAGCCACCGTCATCGGTCGAGATCGTTCCACCGTTAATAGCCACTGACACCCGATCTCTGATCGGCTCGTCCGATTGACACATCACTAGCGGATGAGGAGCTCCGACGTCGGCTCATTACCGACGTCTTTTGGACACGTGACTTCTCTAAACAACCTTCGAGGGCGAGTTCCCGACCCACCGGGGTCGGGGGTGAAGCCCGACACTCGCCTTAGTGTTCCGTCTCTTCGATATACCGTTCAACCACTTCCTCAGACACCGCGCCCGTCGTTCCCACATAGTACCCGACCTTCTCAAACCCGCCACCTCAAAAATACGACTCCCGAATCTCGGGATACCAGTCCAGCAAGTGCTTGGCAGAGTATGACTTGAATTGCCGAGCGATGTTCGCAGGGCTGTGCTTTGGGTCAGTTTGCACGAACAGGTGAACGTAGTCGTCTGGAATCTCTGACGCCAGAATCTCGTGTCCGAAGTGGTCGGCGATCTCACCAAACAACTCTCGTACGTCGTCTAAGAATCCTCGAGGCTTGAGCCCGAGGCGATTCACACATCGATGACGGGGTGAGAGGGTTTGTGATGAAACTTCTTTTTCTAGTCACTCTGAATAATACCGAACCCAAGGAGCAGTCAAAACACCTCGGTACAGACCTCAAGTTTGGTTAGAACAGTGGATAGGTGTCTAGCTGAGCTCTCCGAACCCTTCCTCGCGCATCAACTCGGCAACCCCCTCTGGATTCTCGAAAGCGAACTTCAGGGCGAACTCTCGTGCATCCGATTTCGGAATATCGTCATTTGTCTCAAGTTCGTCAGCGAGTGCACTCCGAAAGTTCGACTCTTGGTCAGTAACTTCTTTTCGAAGGTGGGCTTCAATACGCTCGTCTCGCTCATCGAGAACCTTGCTCCGACGGACAAAATATGGGTACTTGTGATCATCCTGTTCTGTTTCCTCTGTTGACTTTGATGAGGATCCAGACTGGTTTGTTTCGGGTGCCTGCGACTGGTCGTGATCCTGCTGGCTATCGTCACTCGAGGAGTCACCTGGCGGTTCAGAATCGGTGGCCTCCTCTGTATCATCGCTTTGGCCGAAATCGAGGTTCCCAGCACCGTCTTTCATTGCGCGGTCACCTCCGCTTCAGCGTCATCAGTAACGTCGAACGACCGTTCACCGTGGTCTTCAATATCGAGCGTAAGTTCTGGGTCGATTTCGACGTCGAAGGTTTCGGTCGCTATGAACGCGGCCAGCTCATAGATATCGCGAACGGTCTCGAGTTCGCGGTCTCGAATCCGACGCTGTCCGGGCTCGCTAACCATTTTGTCGTCTTTCTCGAACGTTTTCCAGCGTTCCTCGATCACTTTGTACGCAGAGCCGCGGGCTTCCCACATCGTATCCATCAAGCTCTCTCGATCGGGGATTGCAACCGGCGTTGCAAACTCGTCGGTATTGTTGAACTGTTTGGAGTACTGTTGGTGTGCGTTCGTCTGGCCGACGCCGGATGGAACGACACACGATAGGCCGACCTCAATATCCAACTTCTTCTCCATATTTCCGACAAGCTCGTCGAGGCCCTCAAGGCTCAGGTTTCCTTTCCCAGCTGGTTTTACTGGTGCTACCAGCGTCCGCATGGCATAGATGGAGTTGTAGAGTAGATCCTCCGCTCGAGCGTTAGGGTCGATGAGGACAGCGTCGTACTTCTCATGTAGCTGCTGTTCGTTCCACAGCAAGTCATAGAGCAGTTCATACCGCGGGAACTCCTCTTTGCTCATATTCTTCATTCCCGTCTCGTAGGCGATCTTTTGCTCGAGATTTGAGGTGAAGTCACCGAGCATATCGTGGCTCGGGATCACATCGACGCCTTCATCCGAAGTTTCGATGAGATCGGTGAACTCGCCATCGGGCATCTCGAGGACGTGTTTGACCAAATTATCGGCGTCTGGATCGCTCCGGTGTGCACCCACATCGAACAGACTCGTTAGGTTACCTTCCTGTGGATCGAGATCGATTATGCAGACATCTAATCCCATTCGTTCCAAGCTAACCGCGAGATTTGCTGTTGTGGTCGTTTTGAAGGTTCCGCCCGATTCTGAGTACACAACTACTGTGATCATAAAGAGACTATACAGTAAACTATTACATAAATCTGTTTCAGGTTGCCGGGCCAGATATCTGTTATGATTATCTGGTACAGCATTCTGTTACAGACATCTGTAACGGATGGTGCTCACGTTCACTCGTTCTACATACCCGCATCAACAACTCATTTGTAGAGTTAGTAACCATCTATATATGGTACGATCAAGCATAACGGTAGTCCGTAACAGCTGTTTATGACAAAGACTAGGTCCAGATAATTGGGGCAGACGTATGTTCTCTACATCTGTTACAGATATCTATAACAGATTTCTGTAATCGCGTGGCTAAAATAGTTTGAGAACGAAGAGATACGACGTGTTATATCGAGAAAAACATGTCGAACATTGTTCCGATTTCCATGTTTTTAACATCGAAATCGGAGCCTAGATTGGCGGGGTCCAGTCTGGAGATGTTTTACTCCATCGACTAGAAACACGGCATCGTTGACGTCATGTTTCTCAGTGATTTCCTGCAGGCACCGTTCTGTCAACGCGGTCGTAGTCGTCGAATCTAGCCGAATCTGGTGTATGCTGTTTGTTTCTGAATCGATAGTACTGTACAGCCAATATCGATGTTTGTCAAGTTAAATCACCGCTCATCAAACGGGACGTGATTCGGGTCCTTGTCAATTTCCGGCTGTAGGTCGTGTTTGTGAACCCGGTCGTGGACTGCCTTGCGACTACGTTTGATACCAAACCTCTCTGATCATCGAATATTATCTGAAATGAAAGAACAGCAGGATAGGGTCGAATACCGAGTTCCATCAGCTGGCGCAGTGTCCGTTCTCGCTCCACAAAACTCAAATCGATCTGTTCTACGTGCTCGAGGGAACGCTCTCCCTGAAGCTCGGACGATCGGACGAGGAAGAGTTCGTTGAGGTCGACGAGGGAAGGTTCTGGGTGGCCGCGCCGAAGATCGGTCACGGTCACCGTTGTATCAGTGAGGACGGCGGTGCCGTCCTCGCAATTGGTGCACCGCCGGTCGAGGATCCCGGTCTCGACCCGCATTCGCTGGGTGATGACAAAATCGACGAAGCGCTCGAGGACTGAGTCGGTCTCGCGAGTACAACAACCGCTGCAGTGGGGTCGATGAATGACCACCGGGAAGCGAAATCCGGATTCACACCCCGAAGGTAGAATCCATGCTATCGACTGGTCCAGCCGCCGTCTGCCGCGAGGATGGTCCCGGTCACGTAGCTCGCAGCATCGCTTGCGAGAAAGACCACCGGACCAGCGATCTCCTCCGGTTCGGCGAATCGATCAAGCGGCGTTCGATCGATGATCGATCGCCGAAGCTGTTCGTTCGATTCGAGCTCTTCGGTGAGCTCCGTCGAGACGTAGCCGGGCGCGACAGCGTTGACCCGGACCTCGGGAGCCCAGTCGAGGGACATGCTCTTCGTCAGACCGACGAGCCCGTGTTTCGAGGCGACGTACGGGTGCTGACGCGGGAGACCAACGAGGCCACCGACGCTGGCGACGTTGATCACCGATCCGCCGTCGCTCTCGAGGAGCCCCTCTGCGGCCGCGGTCGTCACCTCGTAAGCGCCGTTCAGATTGACGTCGAGGACGCGATCAAGACTCTCGGTCGGGACATCCTCCGGGCGACCGAGCGCGTTGTCGGGGTTGAAGCCAGCGTTGTTGACGACGATGTCGATACCGCCGAACTCGTCCTCGGTCCGATCGATCACGTCGGCGACGGCGTCCGAATCGGTTACGTCCGCCGGGACGGCGAGCGCGTCACCGCCGTCGGCCCTGATCTCCTCGGCCACGGCCTCAATTTCGTCCGTGGATCGGGCGGAGGGAACGACCGCGGCGCCAGCGTTTGCGAGCCCGATGGCGATGGCACGCCCGATGCCGCGACCGCCACCCGTTACTACTGCGACTCGTCCATTGAGGTCGAATTGATCACTCATCGGAAAACACCGTATCGATTTGATCGCGAAGTCTCATTTTGTCGAATTTTCCGGTCGCGGTCTTCGGGATCGACTCTACCGTCCTGATCTCGTCGGGATACCACCAGTCGGGCTGGTCGAGTTCGTCGTCGAGGTAGGTCAGCAACTCGTCCTTGTCGACATTGCTTCCAGCTGCGGCCACGACGCAGGCCAGCGGCCGTTCCTGCCATTTCTCGTGTGGGACGCCGACGACGGCCGCCTCAACGACCTCGTCGTGGGCCATCAGCGCGTTCTCAAGTTCGATCGAGGAGATCCATTCCCCGCCGCTCTTGATGACGTCCTTCGCGCGATCGACGATCTCGATGTAGCCGTCCTCGTCAATGGTGACGATATCGCCGGTTTTGAGCCAGCCGTCCTCGAAGTCCTCCTCGTTAGCGTCGGGTCGGTTGTAGTACTCCGGGACGACGCTCGGACCGCGGACCCACAGTTCCCCGACGGCCTGGCCGTCCCACGCGACTTCGTCGCCGTTGTCGTTGACGACGCGCATCTCGAGACCGGGCGAGAGAGTCCCCTGCTTCTTCCGCTTTTCGTACTTTCGGCTCCGATCCCAGTCGCCCATGGACGCCTTCGGCCGCGAGATCGAACCGATGCTCATCGTCTCGGTCATCCCCCATGCGTGTTCCATCGTGACGTCGAACTCGTCCTCGTACCGACGCATGACGCCTTCGGGCGCCGCGCTCCCGCCGA
The genomic region above belongs to Natronorubrum tibetense GA33 and contains:
- a CDS encoding ParA family protein is translated as MITVVVYSESGGTFKTTTTANLAVSLERMGLDVCIIDLDPQEGNLTSLFDVGAHRSDPDADNLVKHVLEMPDGEFTDLIETSDEGVDVIPSHDMLGDFTSNLEQKIAYETGMKNMSKEEFPRYELLYDLLWNEQQLHEKYDAVLIDPNARAEDLLYNSIYAMRTLVAPVKPAGKGNLSLEGLDELVGNMEKKLDIEVGLSCVVPSGVGQTNAHQQYSKQFNNTDEFATPVAIPDRESLMDTMWEARGSAYKVIEERWKTFEKDDKMVSEPGQRRIRDRELETVRDIYELAAFIATETFDVEIDPELTLDIEDHGERSFDVTDDAEAEVTAQ
- a CDS encoding SDR family NAD(P)-dependent oxidoreductase, which codes for MSDQFDLNGRVAVVTGGGRGIGRAIAIGLANAGAAVVPSARSTDEIEAVAEEIRADGGDALAVPADVTDSDAVADVIDRTEDEFGGIDIVVNNAGFNPDNALGRPEDVPTESLDRVLDVNLNGAYEVTTAAAEGLLESDGGSVINVASVGGLVGLPRQHPYVASKHGLVGLTKSMSLDWAPEVRVNAVAPGYVSTELTEELESNEQLRRSIIDRTPLDRFAEPEEIAGPVVFLASDAASYVTGTILAADGGWTSR